The genome window GTCCATGATGAACTCGCCCGGCAGGTTGGCCAGCTGCGAGCCCGGGTTCTCCAGGTCACAGGCGTTGCCGGGGCCGATCGGGAGCGCGGTGGGGTTGAAGTTGAACCGGCCCCAGCGCCCGCCGGTGACCTGGTCGATCGCCCACACGCCCACCGAGAAGGCGGCGGCGGTGCGCACGAAGTCACGCCGGCTCATGCCGAACCTGCGGCGCAGCTCCTCGATCTTGGTGTTCTGGAGCGCCATGATCCGCAGCTCGTTCTGGGAGGGCTCCTTGGGGATGAACTCGCCGTTCGACGCCGGCATGACGTCGATCGGCGGGGTCTCGGGAATGTCCGGCCAGTGCCGTTTCCAGGGAATGGGCATCGCCTCGTCCTCATGGGGCCGCCGCGCCGCCCTGGGGGTGGCGGCGGGCTGGCTGGGGTCAGTGGAGCAGAGCCGGCGGCCCGCTCAAAAGGGGGGAGTTTTCAGATGGTGAAGTCGGACCCGTCCACGCGATCAGACGGCGCTCATCGCCAGCGCCCGCGACACCCGGGCGGCGGTGCGGCGGAGGGTCTCGCCGCCCTGCTCGAGGGCCCGCAGCCGGTTCACCGGCATCGAGAGCGCCACCGCGCCGATCACCGAGCCGTCGCGCACCGGCGCCGCCGCGCAGGCGGTGCCGAGGGAGTACTCCTCGTGGTCCATGATCACGCCGTCGCCACCGTCCGCCTGGAGGGCCCGGAGCAGCCGCCCCGGGTCGGTGATGGTGTGGGGGGTGAGGTCGGGCAGCCCGTGGCGGGAGAGGTAGTCGCTGCGCTCCTCGGCGGGAAGCGAGGCGAGCACGCTCTTGCCCAGGGCGGTGGCGTGGCCGGCGTCGTGGAAGCCCACCCAGAGATCGACCCGGGGGGTGGTGGGGCCGTCGGCGATCTCGCGCACCACGATCTCGCCGTCCTCGTACAGGCAGAGGTAGGCGGCCGCCCTCACCTCGTCGCGGAGGGCGGCGAGGGCGGGGCGGACCCGGCTCAGCACGGCCTGGTGGCGGCTGTGGGCGAGCAGGCTGGCGACCCGGTCGCTGAGCACGTACGTGCCGTCGCAGAGGCGCAGCACGTAGCCCTCGTGGACCAGGGTGCGGAGCAGGTGGTAGGCGGTGCCCAGCTGCACCCCGGCCTCCCGCGCCAGCAGCTTCACGGGGGCGCCGTTGGGATGGTTGCAGACCGCCTCCATCAGGTGGAGGGCGCGCTGCACCGAGCCGATCAGCGTGGGTGCACGTGGCTCCCCACCGGTCTCGTCAGCCCGCGGGGCCGTCACCCCCATGCCTCGCACCGAAGGTGTGTGCGAATCATCGCGGGAATCACCATCGCCTCAAACCATCCTCGCCCGCGGTCGCAAATGGTGGTCTCCGGACAACCGTGGCGCCTGTGGCGGATGCTAGGACTCGGCTCCACCGCCGTCTACCTGCGGATGCAGGTTTCGGGTCACCCGCGGCCGGAGACCCCGAGCGGCCACTATTGGGCCGTGATCGAGACCCGCGCCGGCGACCGCAGCTACCCGGGCATCGCCTCGCCCCCGGACGCCCGGATGCGCTGGGTGGTCTGTGTGGAGCCGACCCCCGAGGAGGTCGAGGAGCTGGCCAGGGCCTTCCACATCCATCCGCTGGCGGTCGAGGACATCCAGACCCGCAACCAGCGGCCCAAGGTCGACGAGTACGGCGACCAGCTCTTCGTGGTGCTCTTCGCCGCGGTGCGGCAGGGCGACTCCGCGCACGTGCGCCTCGCCGAGGTCCACGTGCTCGTCGGGCGCGACCACGTGGTCACGGTCACCGACGAGGCGATCCCGGTGATCAGCGACCTGGCGACCCTCTGCGGCCGGCGCGACGACATCCTCGCCGCGGGCCCGGGCCGGCTCTTCTACCGGCTCTGCGACGCGATCATCGACTCCTACTTCCCGGTGCTGGACTTCCTCGACGGCGCCATCGACGACCTGGAGACGGCGATCGTCGAGCGGGCCGACCAGGAGACCATCCGGGACATCTTCTCGATCAAGCGCGAGCTGAACGTGATGCGCCGGGTGCTGGGCCCGCAGCGCGACCTGATCCAGGGCCTGGCGGGGCCGCACGGCCCGCTGCTCGGCGAGGACACGCAGCTCTACCTCCGCGACGTCTACGACCACGCGGTGCGCATCGTCGAGCAGGTCGACGCCTACCGCGACATCGTCACCAGCGCCCTCGACGTCTACCTCTCCTCGGTGTCGAACCGGCTCGGCGAGCAGACCAAGCGGCTGTCGATCGTGGCCACCATCTTCCTGCCCCTCACCTTCCTCACCGGTTTCTTCGGCCAGAACTTCGGCTTTCTCATCCAGTCGATCCAGAGCAGCCGCGCCTTCGTCATCGGGGTGGGCATCGAGCTGTTCTCGGTGGTGGTGATCTGGTTCGTCGCCCGCCGGACCACGATGGGGGCGCGTCCCATCCCGGAGGAGAGGGCACGGCGCCGGCCGGTGATGACGGTGGGGCGTCCGCGGCTGCGGCGGCCCACCTCGGGATCCGCCACCGCCGCCCCCCACCGCGGCGAGAAGAAGAAACAAACAGGCTGATCGACGCATTCGGCGGTTTTTAGATCGCGACGACTGCACGGATTGCGCACCTGTTACTCATTCGTAACGCAGGATTCCGCAGCGTGAGGACGTCGTGTGGACATGATCCCGAA of Candidatus Dormiibacterota bacterium contains these proteins:
- a CDS encoding magnesium transporter CorA family protein — encoded protein: MIETRAGDRSYPGIASPPDARMRWVVCVEPTPEEVEELARAFHIHPLAVEDIQTRNQRPKVDEYGDQLFVVLFAAVRQGDSAHVRLAEVHVLVGRDHVVTVTDEAIPVISDLATLCGRRDDILAAGPGRLFYRLCDAIIDSYFPVLDFLDGAIDDLETAIVERADQETIRDIFSIKRELNVMRRVLGPQRDLIQGLAGPHGPLLGEDTQLYLRDVYDHAVRIVEQVDAYRDIVTSALDVYLSSVSNRLGEQTKRLSIVATIFLPLTFLTGFFGQNFGFLIQSIQSSRAFVIGVGIELFSVVVIWFVARRTTMGARPIPEERARRRPVMTVGRPRLRRPTSGSATAAPHRGEKKKQTG
- a CDS encoding IclR family transcriptional regulator — its product is MGVTAPRADETGGEPRAPTLIGSVQRALHLMEAVCNHPNGAPVKLLAREAGVQLGTAYHLLRTLVHEGYVLRLCDGTYVLSDRVASLLAHSRHQAVLSRVRPALAALRDEVRAAAYLCLYEDGEIVVREIADGPTTPRVDLWVGFHDAGHATALGKSVLASLPAEERSDYLSRHGLPDLTPHTITDPGRLLRALQADGGDGVIMDHEEYSLGTACAAAPVRDGSVIGAVALSMPVNRLRALEQGGETLRRTAARVSRALAMSAV